CATTCAGGGGATGCGCCCGACTGCCTTCATCTCCTTGTAAGGGCTCTCTCAACCCAGCACCATGACTTCTGCCCGCAGACGACATGTCTGGACTGTCAAGCGCTCCCTAACTTCGCACTGGGTCTACTGAAAATGCTTGCTTGCCTTCAGTCCTCATGTAGTGACTCTGGGATTGTCCGTGCGTGTTGAGTCCGTCTGTCCTCTGAGCTGAGGACGTTTTTCTTAAGGACTGTTTCATCACCTCTCACCTCTAATTCATACCACAGTCGTTAGACTGTCCTTTCTTAGACTGTCCCTGgactttcccctcttccctcccgcAGGGAGTGCTTACTGTGTGCTGCGCCGCCATCGTGTGAATATCTGACAGGCAGCAAAAGCGGTAAAAGAGACTTTGTGGTTTGGGTGCAGAGCGTCTCCGAAAAGGCTGCATCTAGGCCAGCGGGTGGGAATGAAGACTCTGGGCAGCTATTCTAAGACCGGGATGCGCCTTCAGCTTCTTAGAGAGACCCAGCAGAAAATGGGGCACATTTATCATTCATGTGCACCTTTGCCtccatttggggggggggggggttggtttttcaagacaaggtttctctgtgtagctttggtgcctagaactagctcttgtagaccaggctggcctagaatttactgagatccgcctgcctctgccttccgagtgctgggattaaaggcgcgcgccagcACTGCCCGGTTTTGCCTCCATTCTTAAGCGCGAGCTTAATtcccgcccccgccccctcccccccgcctccgctcagaaaaaaacaacaacgaaCTGGAGCGTTGGGTAGGAGTGTGCCTGGGGAAACTGGACCAAGTAGGCCCCAAGAGTCCTGGCTTCCCAGGGGAGCCTGCCAAGGGAGCTAAGCGCTTGAGACTCCAGTGctttgtcagtttcagggacaTCTGAGGCGCACGCCAGGGCTGGCGTTGCTCCTCCCGAGTCCAGGAAAACCAAGCAGGGAAACAAAACAGATCATGAGGTCAGTGTGGGCCTCCTTCTCCCAACACCGCTGTCTGCTTCTGACGATGCTCTTTCTTGAGGCATTGGGCGATGACCTACTATTTGACCCTGACTGGGGCTTTGAGTCCTATGAAATCACCGTTCCCAAAGAGCTAAGAGCTAGGAAAGGGGAGCAGGGTGGGGACAGTTCTTTGTCGTACCTCTTACAGATACAGGGCAAAAAACATACCATTCACCTGCGGCCCAAGAAGTTACTGTTGCCGAGACATCTGCCTGTTATCTCCTTCACTCAGGAGGACAGTCTAATGGAGGATTACCCACACATACCAAACGAGTGCAATTACATGGGCTTCGTGGAAGGCTTTCAGGAATCTGACGCTACCCTGAGTACATGCATGGGAGGTCTGCGAGGCATCTTGAACATAGACTCCAATTACTACCAAATCGAGCCCCTCAGGGCCTCTTCCACGTTTGAACACGTTGTGTATGTCCTAAAAAAGGACGAATTTAGCAATCAGACCTGTGGTGTGATTGATGAAGAAACAGATGGGCAAACCACCCAGCAAGAGGCTAGGATAAGTAGCTTTCATAAATCCTATATGCACCAAAAGTACTTGGAATTGGTCATGGTCTTTGATTGGActagatttatgtatttaggtgGAAATTTTACTAAAATCATAGAAGATGCTATTCTTCTAACTGCAATTATGGACACCTACTTTCAGGATGTCAGGTTGCGGATCTGTCTAAAAGGACTTGAAATTTGGTCCAGCCACGACAGGATGAAAACTTTCTTTCCCACTTTAGCTGAAATTTTAGGTCAGTTTGTACTGTACAAAAGACTGGTATTGCATCATGTCCTTCCTGCGGACTGGTCACATTTATATCTTGGAAGAAGTTTTCCAGATGCTGTCGCATGGTCCTGGGGGCGAGCATGCGAGCTATACCACGCCGGAGCCACAAGTAGCTTCGTTGGTAAGAATATCCTTGGACCTGCTACTTGGTCCGCTCATGAAGTGGGCCACTGTGTGGGAATGCAACATGACGGGAAGTATTGCCAGTGCAGAGGTAGGACGAGCTGCATCATGGGTACAGGACGCACCGGGTTTAGTAACTGCAGTTATGATCAGTATTTCATACACGCCTCCTATAAAATGTCGTCTTGTCTATCTGACATCCCAGGACGAGGTTATGTGATTAAGAGATGCGGCAACAAGATTGTTGAAGGTGCGGAGGAATGTGACTGTGGTTCCAAAGAAGACTGTCAAAAAGACCCGTGCTGTGGGCCCAACTGCAAATGGAAGCAAGGCGTCAACTGTTCCACCGGGCTTT
The genomic region above belongs to Arvicola amphibius chromosome 14, mArvAmp1.2, whole genome shotgun sequence and contains:
- the Adam30 gene encoding disintegrin and metalloproteinase domain-containing protein 30, with product MRSVWASFSQHRCLLLTMLFLEALGDDLLFDPDWGFESYEITVPKELRARKGEQGGDSSLSYLLQIQGKKHTIHLRPKKLLLPRHLPVISFTQEDSLMEDYPHIPNECNYMGFVEGFQESDATLSTCMGGLRGILNIDSNYYQIEPLRASSTFEHVVYVLKKDEFSNQTCGVIDEETDGQTTQQEARISSFHKSYMHQKYLELVMVFDWTRFMYLGGNFTKIIEDAILLTAIMDTYFQDVRLRICLKGLEIWSSHDRMKTFFPTLAEILGQFVLYKRLVLHHVLPADWSHLYLGRSFPDAVAWSWGRACELYHAGATSSFVGKNILGPATWSAHEVGHCVGMQHDGKYCQCRGRTSCIMGTGRTGFSNCSYDQYFIHASYKMSSCLSDIPGRGYVIKRCGNKIVEGAEECDCGSKEDCQKDPCCGPNCKWKQGVNCSTGLCCHKCNFLPSGYVCRQEENECDLAEYCNGLSGLCPEDSYKQDGTPCKYGGVCFGKSCRSRYMQCQGIFGPAAREAPYQCYDVVNKMGDQYGNCGINTSQYNRCTRDNAVCGRLQCINVRAIPSLPDHSTLLTTYVKADNLICWGTGYHGELIAHGIPDIGVINDGTACGFKKVCIKGRCVDSATIMFDCLPGKCNSRGVCNNKRNCHCKYGWEPPFCEEVGLGGSIDSGPPGPMTEEMPSSFQAVYIMMMRIILFIISVIVVYFRQLIKNWLYSQQKKETVKKPKDDESVTKLKDAESEM